The Kitasatospora paranensis genome has a window encoding:
- a CDS encoding protein kinase domain-containing protein: protein MADTDRSGEDADGQVPAGSPAGDEDGPESTAETELLPGPPVLHTPGRGTAALLGTVGEGRYRITGRLGRGGMAEVFAAQDVRLGRTVAVKLLRADLAEDDIARMRFTREAHAVAGLNHHSIVAVYDTGEELVGGESTPYIVMELVEGRTVRELLVDEEAPPVDQALIIIAGVLEALAYSHRNGIVHRDIKPANVIITTGGAVKVMDFGIARALTGAATTMTQTGMVMGTPQYLSPEQALGRTVDHRSDLYAAGCMLYELLALRPPFTGETPLSVVYQHVQDMPVPPSRANARVPVELDDLVIRSLAKNPDDRYQTADEFRAHVQHALRQMHGAAGAGYAAGAAAAAAAAASLAAAGQGPGTGGRPPYEGPPSGGTAPTEPLGSAAADSADPTTALPYQVTSPYRTPAQPYPAVAGQGYGGGHGPDDGDDDDRGRGPWGWVLGVLAVLVAAGVGIGLALSTAGGGHHPNPNLTQTSAPTDTGQPTSQATTPSATHSTGSVRPSETSSGEASPSGSPSGSASPSASPTTSPTTSPSPTAPSSPTASPPDTTPASPTAPTSAAATAAPPT from the coding sequence ATGGCAGACACCGATCGGTCGGGCGAGGACGCGGACGGACAGGTGCCGGCCGGGTCGCCGGCCGGCGACGAGGACGGGCCGGAGTCCACCGCGGAGACCGAGCTGCTGCCCGGGCCGCCCGTCCTGCACACGCCCGGCCGCGGTACGGCGGCGCTCCTCGGCACGGTCGGCGAGGGCCGGTACCGGATCACCGGCCGGCTCGGCCGGGGCGGCATGGCCGAGGTCTTCGCCGCGCAGGACGTCCGGCTCGGGCGGACGGTGGCCGTCAAGCTGCTCCGCGCGGACCTGGCCGAGGACGACATCGCCCGGATGCGGTTCACCCGTGAGGCGCACGCCGTCGCGGGGCTGAACCATCACTCGATCGTGGCGGTGTACGACACCGGCGAGGAGCTGGTGGGCGGCGAGTCCACGCCGTACATCGTGATGGAGCTGGTCGAGGGCCGCACCGTCCGCGAGCTGCTGGTGGACGAGGAGGCGCCGCCGGTCGACCAGGCGCTGATCATCATCGCCGGCGTGCTGGAGGCGCTCGCCTACAGCCACCGCAACGGGATCGTGCACCGGGACATCAAGCCCGCCAACGTGATCATCACGACCGGTGGCGCGGTCAAGGTGATGGACTTCGGCATCGCCCGGGCGCTCACCGGCGCGGCCACCACGATGACCCAGACCGGCATGGTGATGGGCACCCCGCAGTACCTGTCGCCGGAGCAGGCGCTCGGCCGGACGGTCGACCACCGCTCGGACCTGTACGCCGCAGGCTGCATGCTCTACGAACTGCTGGCGCTGCGACCGCCGTTCACCGGTGAGACGCCGCTCTCGGTGGTCTACCAGCACGTCCAGGACATGCCGGTGCCGCCGTCCCGGGCCAATGCGCGGGTGCCGGTCGAGCTGGACGACCTGGTGATCCGCTCGCTCGCGAAGAACCCCGACGACCGGTACCAGACCGCGGACGAGTTCCGCGCCCATGTGCAGCACGCCCTGCGGCAGATGCACGGTGCCGCCGGTGCCGGCTACGCGGCCGGCGCCGCCGCGGCGGCCGCGGCCGCCGCCAGTCTGGCCGCCGCCGGGCAGGGCCCGGGCACCGGCGGCAGGCCCCCGTACGAAGGGCCGCCGAGCGGTGGCACGGCGCCCACCGAGCCGCTCGGGTCGGCCGCCGCGGACAGCGCCGACCCGACGACCGCGCTGCCGTACCAGGTGACGTCGCCGTACCGGACGCCCGCGCAGCCCTACCCGGCGGTGGCCGGGCAGGGGTACGGCGGCGGCCACGGACCGGACGACGGGGACGACGACGACCGGGGCCGCGGCCCGTGGGGCTGGGTGCTGGGCGTGCTCGCCGTCCTGGTGGCCGCCGGGGTCGGCATCGGGCTGGCGCTCAGTACGGCCGGGGGCGGCCATCACCCGAACCCGAACCTGACGCAGACCTCCGCCCCGACCGACACCGGGCAGCCCACCAGCCAGGCGACCACGCCGTCGGCGACCCACTCGACCGGCAGCGTCCGGCCGAGCGAGACCTCCTCCGGCGAGGCCTCGCCGAGCGGTAGCCCGTCGGGGTCGGCGTCGCCGTCGGCCTCGCCGACGACGTCGCCGACGACGTCCCCGTCGCCGACGGCGCCCTCGTCGCCGACGGCGTCGCCGCCCGACACCACGCCGGCCTCGCCGACCGCGCCGACATCGGCGGCGGCGACCGCCGCGCCGCCGACCTGA
- a CDS encoding protein kinase domain-containing protein, with product MSEDGTTVEGHALGNGRYVLQRLLGQGGMASVHLAHDTVLDRQVAVKTLHTDLGREASFKERFRREAQAVARLQHINIVQVYDSGEDVAADGTTTPYIVMEYVEGKGLGTMLREAVAQHGAMPTAQALKITADVLSALEISHDAGLVHRDIKPGNVMVNTKGVVKVMDFGIARALQSGVTSMTQTGMVVGTPQYLSPEQALGKSVDARSDLYSVGCMLFELLTGGLPFEGDSAFSIAYKHVQEAPPAPSTINRAVTPAVDALVERALRKDPAHRFPTAAAMRDEAERVNAGAQAGGVPLQASTPLIIGEGPRSVHAAPSLTNFPPVSGDIRTPAPQVQQPYQPQASTPPPYPQVQTPPPYAQPQTPQPFPQAPQTPSRSRRPRSRSRSHSPTGRRSPSRSRCTPPARCRRSPGRSRPSRRPRTPAAAPRRWSWSASSSA from the coding sequence ATGAGCGAGGACGGCACCACGGTCGAGGGCCACGCCCTGGGCAACGGTCGGTACGTGCTGCAGCGCCTGCTCGGGCAGGGCGGCATGGCATCCGTGCACCTGGCGCACGACACCGTGCTGGACCGTCAGGTCGCGGTGAAGACGCTGCACACCGACCTCGGCCGGGAGGCCTCGTTCAAGGAGCGGTTCCGCCGGGAGGCGCAGGCCGTCGCCCGGCTCCAGCACATCAACATCGTGCAGGTCTACGACAGCGGCGAGGACGTCGCAGCGGACGGCACGACGACGCCGTACATCGTCATGGAGTACGTCGAGGGCAAGGGCCTCGGCACGATGCTGCGGGAGGCGGTCGCCCAGCACGGTGCGATGCCGACCGCGCAGGCCCTGAAGATCACCGCGGACGTGCTGTCCGCGCTGGAGATCTCGCACGACGCGGGCCTGGTCCACCGGGACATCAAGCCCGGCAACGTCATGGTGAACACCAAGGGCGTCGTCAAGGTGATGGACTTCGGCATCGCCCGGGCGCTGCAGTCCGGCGTGACGTCGATGACCCAGACCGGCATGGTGGTCGGCACCCCGCAGTACCTGTCGCCCGAGCAGGCGCTCGGCAAGAGCGTGGACGCCCGGTCCGACCTGTACTCGGTGGGCTGCATGCTCTTCGAGCTGCTCACCGGCGGCCTGCCGTTCGAGGGCGACTCCGCCTTCTCCATCGCGTACAAGCACGTGCAGGAGGCGCCGCCGGCGCCGTCCACGATCAACCGGGCGGTCACGCCCGCGGTGGACGCCCTGGTGGAGCGCGCCCTGCGCAAGGACCCGGCGCACCGCTTCCCGACCGCGGCCGCGATGCGCGACGAGGCCGAGCGGGTCAACGCCGGTGCCCAGGCGGGCGGGGTGCCGCTCCAGGCGTCCACTCCGCTGATCATCGGCGAGGGCCCCCGGTCGGTGCACGCCGCGCCGTCGCTGACCAACTTCCCGCCCGTCTCCGGCGACATCCGCACGCCGGCCCCGCAGGTGCAGCAGCCGTACCAGCCGCAGGCGAGCACCCCGCCGCCGTACCCGCAGGTGCAGACGCCGCCGCCGTACGCCCAGCCGCAGACCCCGCAGCCGTTCCCGCAGGCGCCGCAGACCCCCAGCCGTTCCCGCAGACCCCGCAGCCGTTCCCGCAGCCACAGCCCTACGGGACGCCGCAGCCCTTCCCGCAGCAGGTGCACCCCACCGGCCCGATGCCGGCGCAGCCCGGGCCGTTCGCGCCCAAGCCGCCGTCCTCGAACGCCAGCGGCTGCTCCACGGCGCTGGTCGTGGTCGGCGTCATCTTCGGCGTGA
- a CDS encoding potassium channel family protein: protein MTEPPRRQPLLRSRRGAPESSTDLGIVLPARPAAPAMRQVGLRLLLALAVLVTTTLIVWADHDGYHDNADDSVSLLDSAYYATVTLSTTGYGDITPVSDAARLVNILVVTPLRVLFLIILVGTTLEVLTERTRQQWRINRWRSTVREHTVVVGYGTKGRSAVSALVGQGVRKDSIVVVDPLQKAVDQANRDGLTGVLGDATRTDTLLRAELPRAERVVIAPDRDATAVLVALTARQLNKAATLVAAVREDENAPLLRQSGADVVVTSSSSAGRLLGMSLLSPYTGSVMEDLLTVGTGLDMAERPVTRAEAGHSPRDCEDLVVAVIRGRRVLNYTDPEAAVLQLTDRVVTIQRAVNRG, encoded by the coding sequence GTGACGGAGCCGCCGCGACGCCAGCCGCTGCTCCGGTCGCGCCGGGGTGCCCCGGAGAGCTCCACCGACCTCGGCATCGTGCTGCCCGCCCGCCCGGCCGCCCCCGCCATGCGGCAGGTCGGCCTGCGGCTGCTGCTGGCCCTGGCGGTGCTGGTCACCACCACCCTGATCGTCTGGGCCGACCACGACGGGTATCACGACAACGCGGACGACTCGGTGTCGCTGCTGGACTCGGCGTACTACGCCACCGTGACGCTCTCCACCACCGGCTACGGCGACATCACCCCGGTCAGCGACGCCGCCCGGCTGGTCAACATCCTGGTCGTCACCCCGCTGCGGGTGCTCTTCCTGATCATCCTGGTCGGCACCACGCTGGAGGTGCTCACCGAACGTACGCGCCAGCAGTGGCGGATCAACCGCTGGAGGTCCACCGTGCGCGAGCACACCGTCGTCGTCGGCTACGGCACCAAGGGCCGCAGCGCGGTCAGTGCCCTGGTCGGGCAGGGCGTGCGGAAGGACTCGATCGTGGTGGTCGACCCGCTGCAGAAGGCCGTCGACCAGGCCAACCGCGACGGCCTGACCGGCGTGCTCGGCGACGCCACCCGGACGGACACCCTGCTGCGCGCCGAACTCCCGCGCGCCGAGCGGGTGGTGATCGCGCCCGACCGGGACGCCACCGCCGTCCTGGTCGCGCTGACCGCCCGCCAGCTGAACAAGGCCGCCACCCTGGTCGCCGCCGTCCGCGAGGACGAGAACGCGCCGCTGCTGCGGCAGAGCGGCGCCGATGTGGTGGTCACCAGCTCCAGTTCGGCGGGACGGCTGCTCGGCATGTCGCTGCTCAGCCCGTACACCGGCTCGGTGATGGAGGACCTGCTGACCGTCGGGACCGGCCTGGACATGGCCGAGCGCCCGGTCACCCGGGCCGAGGCCGGGCACAGTCCGCGCGACTGCGAGGACCTGGTGGTGGCCGTCATCAGGGGCCGGCGGGTGCTCAACTACACCGATCCGGAGGCCGCCGTGCTCCAGCTGACCGACCGGGTCGTCACCATCCAGCGGGCCGTCAACCGCGGCTGA
- a CDS encoding molybdopterin molybdotransferase MoeA encodes MTGFLTDVDRPRSGAAPDPARDCPWQTARALARRAAGAPLPAHGVDLAAALGRTLAEPLAAVADLPGFDTSAMDGWAVAGPGPWRPAGRLLAGAAPQPLADGTAVEIATGAQLPPGATGVLRREHGRSDGGLLYGTVTPGQDVRPRGQECRSGEPLLPAGTRVTPAVLGLAAAAGHDRLTVHRRPTVELLLLGDELLESGVPGPGLVRDALGPLLPPWLAAAGAEITGRRRIGDDAGLLHEAVRQSTADLVVTTGGTAAGPADFLHGTLDAVGARLLVDGVAVRPGHPMLLAALPGGRHLVGLPGNPLAAAAGTLTLALPLLDALSGRPRPAPRTEPAAADLPGHPADTRLAPVVRTGHGVAALPFDGPAMLRGIARAEALAVVPPGGVPAGAPVELLEAP; translated from the coding sequence ATGACCGGCTTCCTGACCGACGTGGACCGCCCGCGCTCCGGCGCCGCCCCGGACCCTGCCCGCGACTGCCCGTGGCAGACCGCCCGGGCCTTGGCGCGCCGCGCCGCCGGGGCTCCGCTGCCCGCGCACGGCGTCGACCTCGCCGCGGCCCTCGGCCGGACGCTGGCCGAGCCGCTGGCCGCCGTCGCCGACCTGCCCGGCTTCGACACCTCCGCGATGGACGGCTGGGCGGTCGCCGGACCGGGCCCCTGGCGGCCGGCCGGCCGGCTGCTGGCCGGTGCCGCGCCGCAGCCGCTGGCCGACGGCACCGCGGTGGAGATCGCCACCGGCGCCCAGCTGCCGCCCGGTGCGACCGGCGTGCTGCGCCGCGAGCACGGCCGCTCCGACGGCGGCCTGCTGTACGGCACGGTGACCCCCGGTCAGGACGTCCGCCCGCGGGGGCAGGAGTGCCGCAGCGGCGAGCCGCTGCTGCCCGCCGGCACCCGGGTCACCCCGGCGGTGCTCGGCCTGGCCGCGGCCGCCGGACACGACCGGCTCACCGTCCACCGCCGGCCGACCGTCGAACTGCTGCTGCTCGGTGACGAACTGCTGGAGTCCGGGGTTCCCGGTCCGGGGCTGGTGCGGGACGCCCTCGGCCCGCTGCTGCCGCCCTGGCTGGCCGCCGCGGGCGCCGAGATCACCGGCCGCCGCCGGATCGGCGACGACGCCGGCCTGCTGCACGAGGCCGTCCGGCAGTCCACCGCCGACCTGGTGGTCACCACCGGCGGCACCGCCGCCGGGCCGGCCGACTTCCTGCACGGGACGCTCGACGCGGTCGGCGCCCGGCTGCTGGTCGACGGCGTGGCCGTCCGTCCCGGCCACCCGATGCTGCTCGCCGCGCTGCCCGGCGGCCGGCACCTGGTCGGCCTGCCGGGCAACCCGCTGGCCGCCGCGGCCGGCACCCTCACGCTGGCGCTGCCGTTGCTGGACGCCCTCTCCGGGCGCCCCCGGCCGGCCCCGCGGACGGAGCCGGCCGCTGCCGACCTGCCCGGCCACCCCGCCGACACCCGGCTCGCCCCGGTCGTCCGCACCGGGCACGGGGTGGCCGCGCTGCCCTTCGACGGCCCGGCGATGCTCCGCGGGATCGCCCGCGCGGAGGCGCTCGCCGTCGTCCCGCCCGGCGGCGTACCGGCGGGAGCCCCGGTCGAGCTCCTGGAGGCCCCGTGA
- a CDS encoding MBL fold metallo-hydrolase has translation MTPNPPDEPAGPHRAAHGHGHPGPRPLEIDVFTGPETGFFATSVLIMGETAAILVDAQLTRSAGRELAEWIAGKGRRLLAVVITHQHPDHYFGAEEVLRLFPEAQLLAAPAVVDGIARTGAAKVAEWKPVYGADIPDQPLLPAPLLPQPLMIDQQVIRVLPLGQGDCEDSTVVHIPALRTVIAGDFAANGTHLWTADTGPYQRIDWAHNLARIADLGVDRVIAGHRAPGADDDALRVLAFTGEYLQDFDRALAAHPHDAEALAAAMNERYGALTLPAFLDLGAAANTRRGTAVESAPQALADGTEIVDAEIVEDE, from the coding sequence GTGACGCCCAACCCGCCCGACGAGCCCGCCGGCCCCCACCGCGCGGCCCACGGGCACGGGCATCCGGGCCCCCGGCCGCTGGAGATCGACGTCTTCACCGGGCCGGAGACCGGGTTCTTCGCCACCTCCGTCCTGATCATGGGCGAGACCGCGGCGATCCTGGTCGACGCCCAGCTCACCCGCAGCGCCGGCCGCGAGCTCGCCGAATGGATCGCCGGCAAGGGCCGCCGGCTGCTCGCCGTCGTCATCACCCACCAGCACCCCGACCACTACTTCGGCGCCGAGGAGGTGCTGCGGCTCTTCCCCGAGGCGCAGCTGCTCGCCGCCCCGGCCGTCGTCGACGGCATCGCCCGCACCGGGGCCGCCAAGGTCGCCGAGTGGAAGCCCGTGTACGGCGCCGACATCCCCGACCAGCCGTTGCTGCCCGCCCCGCTGCTGCCCCAGCCACTGATGATCGACCAGCAGGTGATCCGGGTACTGCCGCTCGGGCAGGGCGACTGCGAGGACTCGACCGTCGTCCACATCCCGGCGCTCCGCACCGTGATCGCCGGCGACTTCGCCGCCAACGGCACCCACCTCTGGACGGCCGACACCGGCCCGTACCAGCGCATCGACTGGGCGCACAACCTGGCGCGGATCGCCGACCTCGGCGTCGACCGGGTCATCGCCGGGCACCGTGCCCCGGGCGCCGACGACGACGCGCTGCGCGTGCTCGCCTTCACCGGCGAGTACCTGCAGGACTTCGACCGGGCACTGGCCGCCCACCCGCACGACGCCGAGGCGCTCGCGGCCGCCATGAACGAGCGGTACGGCGCCCTCACGCTGCCCGCCTTCCTCGACCTCGGCGCCGCTGCCAACACCCGCCGGGGCACCGCCGTCGAGAGCGCCCCGCAGGCCCTCGCCGACGGGACGGAGATCGTCGACGCGGAGATCGTCGAGGACGAGTGA
- a CDS encoding FMN-dependent NADH-azoreductase: MPTLLHIDSSALAEGSVSREVSATFRAEWEAQNPGGTVIYRDLAAENIPHLDAAGITAGFVPSEHRSPEQQAAHELRDRLITELEQADAVVIGTPMYNFTIPSSLKAWLDQVILMGRTAGEQPSAAGTPVTVVSARGGSYGPGSPRESFEFVTTYLEKVLTGMLGLEVDFVLPEFTLARVNPALADFIEAADASKAKAHDEAAARAKAVSARLAA, encoded by the coding sequence ATGCCCACGCTGCTGCACATCGACTCGTCCGCGCTCGCCGAGGGCTCCGTCTCCCGCGAGGTCTCCGCGACCTTCCGTGCCGAGTGGGAGGCCCAGAACCCCGGCGGCACCGTGATCTACCGCGACCTCGCGGCCGAGAACATCCCGCACCTGGACGCGGCCGGCATCACCGCGGGCTTCGTCCCGTCGGAGCACCGCAGCCCTGAGCAGCAGGCCGCGCACGAGCTGCGCGACCGCCTGATCACCGAGCTGGAGCAGGCCGACGCCGTCGTCATCGGCACCCCCATGTACAACTTCACGATCCCCTCCAGCCTCAAGGCCTGGCTGGACCAGGTGATCCTGATGGGCCGCACCGCCGGCGAGCAGCCCTCCGCGGCCGGCACCCCGGTCACCGTGGTCTCCGCCCGGGGCGGTTCGTACGGTCCGGGCAGCCCGCGGGAGAGCTTCGAGTTCGTCACCACCTACCTGGAGAAGGTGCTGACCGGCATGCTCGGCCTGGAGGTCGACTTCGTGCTGCCCGAGTTCACCCTGGCCCGGGTGAACCCCGCGCTCGCCGACTTCATCGAGGCGGCCGACGCCTCCAAGGCCAAGGCGCACGACGAGGCGGCGGCCAGGGCCAAGGCCGTCAGCGCCCGCCTCGCGGCCTGA
- a CDS encoding helix-turn-helix domain-containing protein translates to MAQETAPAQAACTGVDHGITRVFALLGKRWTGLVVAVLGHGPAHFAELRRAIPGISERMLSDRLTELAEAGLVLREVDDGPPLRVRYQLTESGCALGPAMTELRTWAEHHLPALPPGSC, encoded by the coding sequence ATGGCGCAGGAAACAGCACCGGCCCAAGCGGCCTGTACCGGGGTGGACCACGGCATCACCCGGGTCTTCGCGCTGCTCGGCAAGCGCTGGACGGGCCTGGTGGTCGCCGTCCTCGGACACGGCCCCGCCCACTTCGCCGAGCTCCGCCGTGCCATCCCCGGAATCAGCGAACGCATGCTCTCCGACCGGCTCACCGAGCTCGCCGAGGCCGGCCTCGTCCTGCGCGAGGTCGACGACGGCCCGCCGCTGCGCGTCCGCTACCAGCTCACCGAATCCGGCTGCGCCCTCGGCCCCGCCATGACGGAGCTGCGCACCTGGGCCGAACACCACCTGCCCGCCCTGCCGCCCGGCTCCTGCTGA
- a CDS encoding phosphomannomutase/phosphoglucomutase, whose protein sequence is MRDLSDLVKAYDVRGVVPDQWDESLAFAFGAAFVRVVGASAVVVGHDMRPSSPGLTRAFALGAASYGADVVEIGLCSTDQLYYASGSLDLPGAMFTASHNPAQYNGIKLCRAGAAPVGQDTGLSEIRELVESWCGEDGTVSVPAAPAGTVTGELSARETLDGYAAHLRSLVDLTDIRPLKVAVDAGNGMGGHTVPTVLAGLPLDVVPMYFELDGTFPNHEANPLDPKNLVDLQAKVREVGADIGLAFDGDADRCFVVDERGEPVSPSAITALVAEREIVRARAAGEERPTVIHNLITSWTVPQIVSDLGAVPVRTRVGHSFIKQEMARTDAVFGGEHSAHYYFRDFWRADTGMLAALHVLAALGGQERPLSELCARYDRYAASGEINSTVADQAARTEAVRAVYGGLDGVSTDELDGLTVAGDDWWFNLRASNTEPLLRLNVEAKDPARMAELRDAVLAIVRA, encoded by the coding sequence ATGCGGGATCTGAGTGACCTGGTGAAGGCGTACGACGTCCGGGGTGTGGTGCCGGATCAGTGGGACGAGTCGTTGGCGTTCGCGTTCGGTGCGGCCTTCGTGCGGGTGGTGGGCGCCTCGGCCGTGGTGGTCGGGCACGACATGCGTCCGTCCTCGCCGGGTCTGACCCGGGCGTTCGCGCTGGGTGCGGCCTCCTACGGGGCCGACGTGGTGGAGATCGGGCTGTGCTCGACGGACCAGCTGTACTACGCGTCGGGCTCGCTGGACCTGCCGGGCGCGATGTTCACGGCGTCGCACAACCCGGCGCAGTACAACGGGATCAAGCTGTGCCGGGCGGGTGCGGCCCCGGTGGGCCAGGACACCGGCCTCTCGGAGATCCGGGAGCTGGTGGAGTCGTGGTGCGGTGAGGACGGGACCGTGTCCGTGCCGGCGGCGCCGGCGGGCACCGTGACCGGGGAGCTGTCCGCGCGAGAGACCCTGGACGGGTACGCGGCGCACCTGCGGTCGCTGGTCGACCTGACGGACATCCGGCCGCTGAAGGTGGCGGTGGACGCGGGCAACGGGATGGGCGGGCACACGGTGCCGACCGTGCTGGCCGGGCTGCCGCTGGACGTCGTCCCGATGTACTTCGAGCTGGACGGCACCTTCCCCAACCACGAGGCGAACCCGCTGGACCCGAAGAACCTCGTGGACCTGCAGGCGAAGGTCCGGGAGGTCGGCGCGGACATCGGCCTGGCCTTCGACGGGGACGCCGACCGCTGCTTCGTCGTGGACGAGCGCGGCGAGCCGGTGTCGCCGTCGGCGATCACCGCGCTCGTCGCCGAGCGCGAGATCGTCCGGGCCCGGGCCGCGGGCGAGGAGCGGCCGACCGTCATCCACAACCTGATCACCTCGTGGACGGTCCCGCAGATCGTCTCCGACCTGGGCGCGGTGCCGGTGCGGACCCGGGTGGGCCACTCCTTCATCAAGCAGGAGATGGCGCGCACGGACGCGGTGTTCGGCGGGGAGCACTCGGCGCACTACTACTTCCGGGACTTCTGGCGGGCCGACACCGGGATGCTCGCGGCGCTGCACGTGCTGGCCGCGCTGGGCGGGCAGGAGCGGCCGCTGTCCGAGCTGTGCGCGCGCTACGACCGGTACGCGGCGTCGGGCGAGATCAACTCGACGGTGGCGGACCAGGCGGCCCGCACCGAGGCCGTCCGCGCCGTGTACGGCGGCCTGGACGGGGTGAGCACCGACGAGCTGGACGGTCTGACCGTGGCCGGCGACGACTGGTGGTTCAACCTCCGGGCGTCCAACACCGAGCCGCTGCTGCGGCTGAACGTCGAGGCCAAGGACCCGGCCCGGATGGCGGAGCTCCGCGACGCCGTCCTCGCCATCGTCCGCGCCTGA
- the manA gene encoding mannose-6-phosphate isomerase, class I gives MDRLRNTVRPYAWGSTTAIPALLGTEPDGEPQAEMWIGAHPGAPSRTERGDAAGTLADLIAADPQAELGPAAVAKFGTALPFLLKVLAAGLPLSIQAHPTRAQARAGHAAEEAAGIPVDAPHRNYKDTNHKPELICALDEFEGLCGFRRPADAAALMSSLDVAELAPLIDVLRTKPEREALAHVLAAVLSMKGGKAERTVAAVARAIEDAAPGDPTGALAGYAFAAREFPGDTGLIAALLLNFVRLQPGEALYLGAGIPHAYLRGTGVEIMANSDNVLRAGLTPKHVDIPELLRVVDFRATDPDVLRPAAATDGEHRYPVPIDEFSLSRYTLGEHPAVLSGDAPQILLCTDGTATLTAADGTALALARGESAFLPAGGTPTTLAGPGATVFRASVTL, from the coding sequence ATGGACAGGCTGCGCAACACCGTCCGCCCCTATGCCTGGGGTTCCACCACCGCCATCCCCGCGCTGCTGGGGACCGAGCCCGACGGCGAGCCGCAGGCCGAGATGTGGATCGGCGCCCACCCCGGCGCCCCCTCGCGCACCGAGCGCGGCGACGCCGCCGGCACCCTCGCCGACCTGATCGCCGCCGACCCGCAGGCCGAGCTCGGCCCCGCCGCCGTCGCCAAGTTCGGCACCGCGCTGCCGTTCCTGCTCAAGGTGCTGGCCGCCGGCCTGCCGCTCTCCATCCAGGCCCACCCCACCCGGGCCCAGGCCCGGGCCGGCCACGCCGCCGAGGAGGCCGCCGGCATCCCGGTGGACGCCCCGCACCGCAACTACAAGGACACCAACCACAAGCCGGAACTCATCTGCGCCCTGGACGAGTTCGAAGGCCTCTGCGGATTCCGCCGGCCCGCCGACGCGGCCGCCCTGATGTCCTCGCTCGACGTCGCCGAGCTCGCACCGCTGATCGACGTGCTGCGGACCAAGCCGGAGCGCGAGGCCCTCGCCCACGTCCTCGCCGCCGTCCTGTCGATGAAGGGCGGCAAGGCCGAACGGACGGTCGCCGCGGTCGCCCGGGCGATCGAGGACGCCGCACCCGGCGACCCGACCGGCGCCCTCGCCGGATACGCCTTCGCCGCCCGGGAGTTCCCCGGCGACACCGGCCTGATCGCCGCGCTGCTGCTCAACTTCGTCCGCCTGCAGCCCGGCGAGGCCCTCTACCTGGGCGCCGGCATCCCGCACGCCTACCTGCGCGGCACCGGCGTCGAGATCATGGCCAACTCCGACAACGTGCTGCGCGCCGGCCTCACCCCCAAGCACGTCGACATCCCCGAACTGCTGCGCGTCGTCGACTTCCGGGCCACCGATCCGGACGTCCTCCGGCCCGCGGCCGCCACCGACGGCGAGCACCGCTACCCCGTCCCGATCGACGAGTTCAGCCTCTCCCGTTACACCCTCGGCGAGCACCCCGCCGTCCTGTCCGGCGACGCCCCGCAGATCCTGCTCTGCACCGACGGCACGGCCACCCTCACGGCCGCCGACGGCACCGCCCTGGCCCTGGCCCGCGGCGAGTCGGCGTTCCTGCCCGCCGGCGGCACCCCCACCACGCTCGCCGGGCCCGGCGCCACCGTCTTCCGGGCCTCCGTCACCCTCTGA
- a CDS encoding NADP-dependent oxidoreductase produces the protein MRAITVTTYGGPERAELAETELPVPGPGEIRIRNLASSVHPADLVVRSGVLAAVLGAPPFRLGWDVSGTVDALGDGTTGFGVGEQVVGLSHWFASRNGTHAEYVVLPAHQLAPAPAGVPATTAAALPLNGLAALQAVDRTGLTAGGTLVVTGAAGKLGHLVTQLAVDRGLRVLAVADPRDRDHLTALGAEFVARGDDAAEALRRLVPEGADAAVDTAQVGAPLLAALRDGAVLVAVRPSAPVAERGIDIAVLDVAPDGAALGRLAELVAEGRLVLRIDSVHDLSAAAAAHARLEAGGTRGAVVLTL, from the coding sequence ATGCGCGCCATCACCGTCACCACCTACGGCGGCCCCGAGCGGGCCGAGCTCGCCGAGACCGAACTTCCCGTCCCCGGGCCCGGCGAGATCCGGATCCGCAACCTCGCCTCCTCCGTGCACCCCGCCGACCTCGTCGTCCGGTCCGGCGTCCTGGCCGCGGTGCTCGGCGCACCGCCGTTCCGGCTCGGCTGGGACGTGTCCGGCACCGTCGACGCACTCGGCGACGGAACCACGGGATTCGGCGTCGGCGAGCAGGTCGTCGGGCTGTCGCACTGGTTCGCCTCCCGGAACGGCACCCACGCCGAGTACGTCGTGCTGCCCGCCCACCAGCTCGCCCCCGCACCGGCCGGTGTCCCGGCGACCACAGCGGCGGCCCTCCCGCTCAACGGGCTCGCCGCCCTCCAGGCCGTCGACCGCACCGGCCTCACCGCCGGCGGCACCCTCGTCGTCACCGGGGCCGCCGGCAAGCTCGGCCACCTGGTCACCCAGCTGGCGGTCGACCGCGGCCTGCGCGTCCTCGCCGTCGCGGACCCCCGCGACCGTGACCACCTCACCGCCCTGGGAGCCGAGTTCGTCGCACGGGGCGACGACGCCGCCGAGGCCCTGCGCCGGCTCGTCCCCGAGGGTGCCGACGCCGCCGTCGACACCGCGCAGGTCGGTGCCCCGCTGCTGGCCGCCCTGCGCGACGGCGCGGTCCTCGTCGCCGTCCGCCCGTCGGCGCCCGTGGCCGAGCGCGGCATCGACATCGCCGTCCTGGACGTCGCCCCCGACGGCGCGGCACTGGGCCGCCTCGCCGAGTTGGTCGCCGAAGGGCGGCTCGTCCTGCGGATCGACTCCGTGCACGACCTCTCCGCGGCGGCGGCCGCCCACGCCCGGCTGGAGGCCGGCGGGACCCGTGGCGCAGTCGTCCTGACGCTGTGA